Proteins from one Nilaparvata lugens isolate BPH chromosome 10, ASM1435652v1, whole genome shotgun sequence genomic window:
- the LOC111051511 gene encoding annexin A13 isoform X1, with the protein MFCTSFLLLLIIIITLFSIANGNSNSTSINAKNGTYPRFVNSEEQLSLYKDAKKLKDAMLGLGTDEDTIISILTSRKSSERMRISYFYRLEYNDQFDYDLSNELSGNFKKIMLALMTDPSEFLAQTVSDCINKKNPIDDSCVISILCTRTKDELIAIMNKYITISGQTDALLNQIDAKMSGDYKIFMRTMLTPTRCQAPVRCIREKGQVNLTLVQENIKLIPKKPDDCVVSENNQGLMTMMAKDSFEQLHLIISEYERKHNSSVTEAITAHCSDKTLAQAYNTIVSYAKNPAGFYAQVLKKSTEGFGTDDTTLIRTIVSRHEIDLAEIKQTYKQMYGTTLAADVAGDTSGYYKKALLALIGPQ; encoded by the exons ATGTTTTGTACTAGCTTCCTACTccttttgataataattataacattgTTTTCTATCGCTAATGGTAATTCAAATTCTACTTCAATCAATGCCAAAAATGGAACATATCCAAGG TTCGTGAACAGTGAAGAGCAATTGAGTTTGTACAAAGATGCAAAAAAGCTGAAAGATGCTATGTTAGGACTGGGAACAGACGAGGATACAATTATATCCATATTGACGAGTAGGAAAAGTAGCGAAAGAATGAGAATATCATATTTCTATAGACTAGAGTACAACGAT CAATTCGACTACGACTTATCAAACGAACTTTCTgggaattttaagaaaataatGCTAGCACTGATGACGGATCCCAGTGAATTTCTGGCACAAACCGTTTCTGACTGTATCAACAAAAAGAATCCAATTGACGACAGCTGCGTTATATCCATACTTTGCACTAGAACCAAAGATGAGCTCATTGCGATCATGAATAAATACATAACAA TAAGCGGACAGACAGACGCACTCCTAAATCAAATAGATGCTAAAATGAGCGGCGATTATAAGATTTTCATGAGAACCATGCTGACG CCTACAAGATGCCAAGCTCCTGTAAGGTGTATTCGAGAGAAAGGTCAAGTAAATCTCACCCTGGTacaagaaaatattaaattgatacCGAAAAAACCTG ATGACTGTGTTGTTTCCGAGAATAACCAAGGATTAATGACGATGATGGCTAAGGACAGTTTTGAGCAGCTCCATTTAATTATTTCCGAATATGAGAGAAAACACAACTCCTCTGTCACAGAAGCAATTACAGCTCATTGCAGTGATAAAACACTTGCTCAAGCTTATAATACTATTG TTAGCTACGCCAAGAATCCAGCAGGATTCTATGCTCAAGTGTTGAAAAAGTCCACTGAAGGATTTGGCACCGACGATACCACGTTGATTAGAACGATAGTCAgtcgacatgaaattgatttAGCCGAAATCAAGCAAACTTATAAGCAAATGTATGGCACTACTTTGGCTGCTGATGTTGCG GGTGACACTTCAGGCTATTACAAGAAGGCCCTACTAGCTCTCATTGGACCACAGTGA
- the LOC111051511 gene encoding annexin A11 isoform X2, protein MFCTSFLLLLIIIITLFSIANGNSNSTSINAKNGTYPRQFDYDLSNELSGNFKKIMLALMTDPSEFLAQTVSDCINKKNPIDDSCVISILCTRTKDELIAIMNKYITISGQTDALLNQIDAKMSGDYKIFMRTMLTPTRCQAPVRCIREKGQVNLTLVQENIKLIPKKPDDCVVSENNQGLMTMMAKDSFEQLHLIISEYERKHNSSVTEAITAHCSDKTLAQAYNTIVSYAKNPAGFYAQVLKKSTEGFGTDDTTLIRTIVSRHEIDLAEIKQTYKQMYGTTLAADVAGDTSGYYKKALLALIGPQ, encoded by the exons ATGTTTTGTACTAGCTTCCTACTccttttgataataattataacattgTTTTCTATCGCTAATGGTAATTCAAATTCTACTTCAATCAATGCCAAAAATGGAACATATCCAAGG CAATTCGACTACGACTTATCAAACGAACTTTCTgggaattttaagaaaataatGCTAGCACTGATGACGGATCCCAGTGAATTTCTGGCACAAACCGTTTCTGACTGTATCAACAAAAAGAATCCAATTGACGACAGCTGCGTTATATCCATACTTTGCACTAGAACCAAAGATGAGCTCATTGCGATCATGAATAAATACATAACAA TAAGCGGACAGACAGACGCACTCCTAAATCAAATAGATGCTAAAATGAGCGGCGATTATAAGATTTTCATGAGAACCATGCTGACG CCTACAAGATGCCAAGCTCCTGTAAGGTGTATTCGAGAGAAAGGTCAAGTAAATCTCACCCTGGTacaagaaaatattaaattgatacCGAAAAAACCTG ATGACTGTGTTGTTTCCGAGAATAACCAAGGATTAATGACGATGATGGCTAAGGACAGTTTTGAGCAGCTCCATTTAATTATTTCCGAATATGAGAGAAAACACAACTCCTCTGTCACAGAAGCAATTACAGCTCATTGCAGTGATAAAACACTTGCTCAAGCTTATAATACTATTG TTAGCTACGCCAAGAATCCAGCAGGATTCTATGCTCAAGTGTTGAAAAAGTCCACTGAAGGATTTGGCACCGACGATACCACGTTGATTAGAACGATAGTCAgtcgacatgaaattgatttAGCCGAAATCAAGCAAACTTATAAGCAAATGTATGGCACTACTTTGGCTGCTGATGTTGCG GGTGACACTTCAGGCTATTACAAGAAGGCCCTACTAGCTCTCATTGGACCACAGTGA
- the LOC111051511 gene encoding annexin A11 isoform X3, with amino-acid sequence MLGLGTDEDTIISILTSRKSSERMRISYFYRLEYNDQFDYDLSNELSGNFKKIMLALMTDPSEFLAQTVSDCINKKNPIDDSCVISILCTRTKDELIAIMNKYITISGQTDALLNQIDAKMSGDYKIFMRTMLTPTRCQAPVRCIREKGQVNLTLVQENIKLIPKKPDDCVVSENNQGLMTMMAKDSFEQLHLIISEYERKHNSSVTEAITAHCSDKTLAQAYNTIVSYAKNPAGFYAQVLKKSTEGFGTDDTTLIRTIVSRHEIDLAEIKQTYKQMYGTTLAADVAGDTSGYYKKALLALIGPQ; translated from the exons ATGTTAGGACTGGGAACAGACGAGGATACAATTATATCCATATTGACGAGTAGGAAAAGTAGCGAAAGAATGAGAATATCATATTTCTATAGACTAGAGTACAACGAT CAATTCGACTACGACTTATCAAACGAACTTTCTgggaattttaagaaaataatGCTAGCACTGATGACGGATCCCAGTGAATTTCTGGCACAAACCGTTTCTGACTGTATCAACAAAAAGAATCCAATTGACGACAGCTGCGTTATATCCATACTTTGCACTAGAACCAAAGATGAGCTCATTGCGATCATGAATAAATACATAACAA TAAGCGGACAGACAGACGCACTCCTAAATCAAATAGATGCTAAAATGAGCGGCGATTATAAGATTTTCATGAGAACCATGCTGACG CCTACAAGATGCCAAGCTCCTGTAAGGTGTATTCGAGAGAAAGGTCAAGTAAATCTCACCCTGGTacaagaaaatattaaattgatacCGAAAAAACCTG ATGACTGTGTTGTTTCCGAGAATAACCAAGGATTAATGACGATGATGGCTAAGGACAGTTTTGAGCAGCTCCATTTAATTATTTCCGAATATGAGAGAAAACACAACTCCTCTGTCACAGAAGCAATTACAGCTCATTGCAGTGATAAAACACTTGCTCAAGCTTATAATACTATTG TTAGCTACGCCAAGAATCCAGCAGGATTCTATGCTCAAGTGTTGAAAAAGTCCACTGAAGGATTTGGCACCGACGATACCACGTTGATTAGAACGATAGTCAgtcgacatgaaattgatttAGCCGAAATCAAGCAAACTTATAAGCAAATGTATGGCACTACTTTGGCTGCTGATGTTGCG GGTGACACTTCAGGCTATTACAAGAAGGCCCTACTAGCTCTCATTGGACCACAGTGA
- the LOC111051512 gene encoding annexin-B12 produces MSVIKFSVAILGVFVCFQNTVCAPQQKHTKVGQTQAQQSYIPVIPVEMGKMEYNATVDAVALSEAIVGLGTNDRVVVDIIPNRSQSQRLQIRQAYTKLYQKDLIDDLKADLSGNYGNVIIALMRDQYELQAKELHRALTSILSADDHVVGSILATITKPDILQLKHIYALLYNVSLQDDILQYSDGEFKSFLYKIVANPDKMRKDSEINTNLINEQIEMIPTRENDCGPLKNPKLDDVLAFSSFEHLDHLASTYQQRKNKTLTAAFKRWCSDESIVDVYTTIIDYAVDSAKFFAKEIHDAVIGLGTDDRTIIRIIVGRHEKNLDRIKNVYNVMYDTKLSSSIAKETSGYYKEILLTLIGK; encoded by the exons ATGAGTgtgatcaagttttcagttgcTATTCTCGGAGTATTTGTGTGCTTCCAAAATACAGTTTGTGCACCACAGCAAAAGCACACCAAAGTG GGCCAAACTCAAGCGCAGCAATCATACATCCCGGTGATTCCGGTGGAAATGGGTAAAATGGAGTACAATGCTACAGTGGATGCAGTGGCCCTGAGTGAGGCCATCGTAGGCCTGGGCACTAACGACAGGGTTGTCGTCGATATCATTCCTAATCGCTCTCAAAGTCAGAGGCTACAGATAAGACAGGCATACACCAAACTTTATCAGAAG GATTTGATAGATGATTTGAAGGCCGATCTGTCAGGAAACTATGGCAATGTGATCATCGCTCTAATGAGAGATCAATATGAACTGCAGGCCAAAGAGCTGCACAGGGCATTGACCTCGATCTTGTCCGCCGATGACCACGTTGTCGGGTCCATTCTTGCCACCATCACCAAGCCTGACATCTTGCAACTCAAGCACATCTATGCACTGT TGTACAATGTTTCATTGCAAGATGATATTCTACAATACAGTGACGGAGAGTTCAAGAGTTTCTTGTATAAGATCGTTGCAAACCCT GATAAAATGAGAAAGGACTcagaaataaatacaaatttgatCAATGAGCAAATTGAGATGATTCCGACTAGAGAAA ATGACTGCGGGCCACTCAAGAACCCAAAGCTGGACGATGTTTTGGCATTTTCCAGTTTCGAGCATTTGGATCATCTGGCATCAACCTACCAGCAGAGGAAGaacaaaaccctgaccgctgcaTTCAAGAGATGGTGCTCGGATGAGTCCATTGTAGATGTCTACACAACAATAA TTGACTATGCAGTTGATTCGGCCAAATTCTTTGCCAAAGAGATCCACGATGCTGTCATTGGGCTGGGAACAGACGATCGCACAATCATTCGCATCATCGTTGGAAGACATGAGAAGAATTTGGACAGAATCAAGAATGTGTACAATGTCATGTACGACACCAAGCTGTCATCTTCAATTGCG AAAGAAACATCCGGATACTACAAGGAAATTCTTCTTACATTGATCGGGAAGTAA